In Alicyclobacillus macrosporangiidus CPP55, a single window of DNA contains:
- a CDS encoding CheB methylesterase domain-containing protein produces the protein MASRQANGHRVDRAGQPAGWVPGVLVIGCSTGGPAALARLLPNFPADFPVPLVVLQHMPAGFTRPLAERLDRLSAIAVKEGEDGEILRPGTAYVAPSGQQTTLAGAAGGIALRVWPEDSAPCEYASDEAPLYKPCIDITLASAADVFGERVLAVILTGMGKDGLAGCRAVKSAGGRVVAEDASSAVVYGMPRVVVEAGLADGQAPVGEMYSEIVRWMGGATG, from the coding sequence TTGGCAAGTCGGCAGGCCAATGGTCATCGGGTGGATCGAGCTGGCCAGCCGGCTGGGTGGGTGCCCGGCGTGCTGGTCATCGGCTGCTCGACGGGCGGCCCCGCCGCCCTCGCCCGGCTGTTGCCGAACTTTCCGGCAGACTTTCCTGTGCCGTTGGTGGTCCTGCAGCACATGCCGGCGGGGTTCACGCGCCCGTTGGCGGAGCGGCTCGACCGGTTGTCGGCGATCGCCGTGAAAGAAGGAGAGGATGGTGAGATCCTCCGCCCGGGGACGGCCTACGTCGCGCCTTCCGGTCAGCAGACCACCCTGGCCGGAGCGGCCGGCGGGATCGCGCTGCGGGTCTGGCCGGAGGACAGCGCGCCGTGCGAATACGCCTCGGATGAGGCCCCCCTGTACAAGCCGTGCATCGACATCACGCTGGCCTCGGCCGCCGACGTGTTCGGGGAGCGCGTGCTCGCGGTGATCTTGACCGGGATGGGGAAGGACGGCCTGGCTGGCTGCCGGGCCGTCAAGTCGGCCGGCGGGCGCGTCGTCGCAGAGGATGCGTCGTCTGCCGTGGTCTACGGGATGCCACGGGTGGTGGTGGAGGCTGGGCTCGCTGACGGGCAGGCACCGGTAGGCGAGATGTACAGCGAGATCGTCCGGTGGATGGGCGGAGCGACCGGATGA
- a CDS encoding MFS transporter has product MPQTLWKLRAFYFLTGLSGGLFVPYLSMLLVQNGLNSGEVGQVMAIGTVVAILAQPLWGLVVDRFHVTRLTLALSALMPGIIAVLYNIPWLWLVALANAVSNLFSAPQAPIADAYAVATARALRTSYGTIRCLASLGFAVGGYAGGLFLVHLPLQRLWIPYAVAGLCGALITLTFPRETHGVGLGGSFQEGLLQLLRDRRFLVFLAGGFLVSQTLTAFNTYFALTFRDMGGSISLTGVAFLLASGTNVPSMLIAARLNRRLGRERMMTIAAIAYILRWSIQALVPIPWVAIAIQVLHGISFGFYYVAAVDFVFSSAPPQLQATAQSIFGMICGGLAGIVGNLLNGLLLHSGGAAAMYWACTLSSALGAACFWYVAKVRRPAGPRVGLRRPVLPWASR; this is encoded by the coding sequence GTGCCGCAAACCCTGTGGAAGCTGCGTGCGTTCTACTTCTTGACCGGCCTCTCCGGAGGGCTCTTCGTCCCCTACCTGTCGATGTTGCTGGTGCAAAATGGCCTGAACAGCGGCGAAGTCGGCCAGGTGATGGCCATCGGCACCGTTGTCGCCATCCTGGCGCAGCCCTTGTGGGGACTGGTGGTCGATCGCTTCCATGTCACCCGGCTCACCCTCGCCCTCAGCGCCCTGATGCCCGGCATCATCGCCGTCCTGTACAACATCCCGTGGCTGTGGCTGGTCGCCCTCGCGAACGCCGTCAGCAACCTGTTCTCCGCCCCGCAGGCCCCCATCGCCGACGCGTACGCGGTCGCCACCGCGAGGGCTTTGCGAACATCTTACGGCACCATCCGCTGTTTGGCCAGCCTCGGCTTCGCCGTCGGCGGCTACGCGGGCGGACTGTTTCTCGTGCACCTGCCGCTGCAGCGGCTGTGGATCCCGTACGCGGTGGCGGGCTTGTGCGGTGCGCTGATCACCCTGACGTTTCCGCGGGAGACCCACGGTGTGGGCCTCGGGGGATCGTTTCAGGAAGGGTTGTTGCAACTGCTGCGGGATCGACGGTTTCTGGTCTTCCTGGCGGGCGGGTTTCTGGTGAGCCAGACCCTCACCGCCTTTAACACGTATTTCGCCCTGACCTTCCGGGACATGGGCGGGTCCATCTCCCTCACAGGCGTGGCGTTCCTGCTCGCCTCCGGGACCAACGTCCCGTCCATGCTGATCGCCGCCCGCCTCAACCGCCGCCTCGGGCGGGAGCGGATGATGACCATCGCCGCCATCGCCTACATCCTGCGCTGGAGCATCCAGGCCCTCGTGCCCATCCCCTGGGTGGCCATCGCCATCCAGGTGCTGCACGGCATCTCGTTTGGCTTCTACTACGTGGCCGCGGTCGATTTCGTCTTCTCCTCCGCCCCGCCGCAGCTGCAGGCCACGGCCCAGAGCATCTTCGGCATGATCTGCGGCGGTCTCGCTGGGATCGTCGGCAACCTGCTCAACGGTCTCTTGCTGCACAGCGGCGGCGCGGCCGCCATGTACTGGGCCTGCACCCTCAGCTCCGCTCTCGGCGCCGCCTGTTTCTGGTACGTGGCGAAGGTCCGGCGACCCGCCGGTCCCCGCGTGGGCCTCCGGCGCCCGGTGCTGCCCTGGGCGAGCCGCTGA
- a CDS encoding H-type small acid-soluble spore protein — protein sequence MNMQQAKEIVNSPENVVVLFEGKPVWIDELDEATGIALVHSETDGKPMRVRVDRLHAQ from the coding sequence ATGAACATGCAGCAGGCCAAGGAGATCGTCAACTCACCCGAGAACGTGGTGGTCTTGTTCGAGGGCAAGCCGGTGTGGATCGACGAACTGGACGAAGCCACCGGAATCGCACTGGTGCACTCGGAGACCGACGGCAAACCGATGCGCGTCCGCGTGGACCGCTTGCACGCGCAGTGA
- a CDS encoding phospholipase D-like domain-containing protein has translation MGWLCALYVANVLALVAIAWRHVKRPAEALTWLLIGLVLPGLGPALYARMAQPLRTGAGAVEAGRAAAGAESAGLESAAAPPFGRAARAIAFAIERLTGAPPLPAQVQVLCNGTETYDHLIRALRSAERTIDLDYYIYRDDHVGRLVSDILIARAQAGVQIRFLRDGVGSRSFPRAAAERLAAAGIACRVFFPLRFPWLDARLNHRDHCKIAVIDGCDAFVGGINVGDEYTGRKPGVGWWRDTHLRIRGEAVSQLQAAFEANWALADPDQTARSQVLREFSESNMERDDHGGADSAAGDSSGRRARPRPWRPAMSPAGRMWNVEFGPDPLDDADAPEPLLPARTQTVTGRPDAAVQAVRDLYFLCITQAERLVDITTPYFVPDSDILAAMKTAAMRGVRVRLLVPRRCDHVIVGMASRTFYRDLLQAGVEIYLYETGILHAKVMQVDDEIGIVGAANYDLRSFRLSYEVCQVMYSRPVAAELTRQFERDLEHSTRLTIADLDGQPRWQAALDQAARLLAPLL, from the coding sequence ATGGGTTGGTTGTGTGCGCTGTACGTTGCCAATGTGTTGGCCCTGGTGGCCATCGCCTGGCGCCATGTGAAACGGCCGGCGGAGGCCTTGACTTGGTTATTGATCGGCCTCGTCCTGCCAGGGCTCGGCCCCGCCCTGTACGCGAGGATGGCCCAGCCGCTGCGTACGGGGGCGGGGGCCGTGGAGGCGGGGAGAGCCGCAGCGGGGGCGGAAAGTGCTGGCTTGGAATCCGCGGCCGCCCCGCCGTTCGGCCGGGCGGCCCGGGCGATCGCGTTCGCGATCGAACGCCTGACCGGCGCGCCGCCCCTGCCCGCTCAGGTGCAAGTGCTGTGCAACGGGACGGAGACGTATGACCACCTCATCCGCGCCCTCCGCAGCGCCGAACGCACCATTGATCTGGACTACTATATCTACCGGGACGATCACGTGGGACGCCTGGTCTCGGACATCCTCATCGCCCGCGCCCAGGCGGGTGTGCAAATCCGCTTCCTCCGCGACGGCGTCGGGAGCCGCAGCTTTCCGCGCGCCGCGGCCGAGCGACTGGCTGCCGCCGGGATCGCGTGCCGCGTGTTCTTTCCGCTGCGATTTCCATGGCTCGACGCACGCCTGAATCACCGGGATCACTGCAAGATCGCCGTCATCGACGGGTGCGATGCATTCGTCGGGGGCATCAATGTGGGCGACGAGTACACCGGGCGCAAGCCGGGCGTCGGGTGGTGGCGGGACACACACCTGCGCATACGCGGCGAGGCCGTCTCACAGCTGCAGGCGGCCTTCGAGGCCAACTGGGCCCTCGCGGACCCGGACCAGACCGCTCGTTCACAGGTCTTACGAGAGTTCTCCGAATCCAACATGGAAAGAGATGATCATGGCGGGGCAGACTCCGCCGCCGGCGACTCGTCCGGGCGGCGCGCACGCCCACGGCCGTGGCGCCCGGCGATGAGTCCGGCCGGACGGATGTGGAACGTGGAATTCGGGCCCGATCCGCTCGACGACGCCGACGCCCCCGAGCCGCTCCTGCCCGCACGCACGCAGACGGTCACCGGGCGCCCGGATGCTGCCGTGCAGGCGGTGCGGGACCTGTACTTTCTCTGCATCACGCAGGCGGAGCGGCTCGTCGACATCACGACGCCCTACTTCGTGCCCGACTCGGACATCCTGGCCGCCATGAAGACCGCCGCCATGCGCGGCGTCCGGGTGCGCCTCCTCGTGCCCCGGCGCTGCGATCACGTCATCGTCGGCATGGCCAGCCGCACCTTCTACCGCGACCTGCTGCAGGCCGGCGTGGAGATTTACCTGTACGAGACCGGCATTCTGCACGCGAAGGTGATGCAGGTGGACGACGAGATCGGCATCGTCGGCGCGGCCAACTATGATCTGCGCAGCTTCCGCCTCAGCTACGAGGTCTGCCAGGTGATGTACAGCCGCCCCGTGGCCGCGGAGTTGACGCGCCAGTTCGAGCGCGATCTCGAGCACAGCACCCGACTGACCATCGCCGATCTGGACGGGCAGCCCCGCTGGCAGGCGGCCCTGGATCAGGCCGCGCGCCTGCTCGCCCCGCTGTTGTGA
- a CDS encoding class I SAM-dependent methyltransferase: MQDANHRRVVAQFGNRAEKYRDERLFAEGEDLAWLVEAAALQGRERVLDVGTGAGHTALALASSAGWCTGIDLTEPMVRVAEGLARARGVENVTFAVGAAERLPFPDEAFDLVVCRFAAHHFADFRQAVREMARVLAPGGRVLAIDHHAPEDEAMDAFINEIDRTRDPSHVREWRLSEWEAAFAAAGLAFCVRRRWYLALDFANWVDRADTPPEARAHLARRLAEAPPAWRAEFRITLDQAGKPTSFCLKAALIEGRKGLA, translated from the coding sequence ATGCAGGACGCGAATCACCGGCGCGTCGTGGCGCAGTTCGGAAATCGGGCGGAGAAGTACCGGGATGAGCGGCTGTTTGCCGAAGGGGAGGACCTCGCCTGGCTCGTCGAAGCAGCGGCCCTCCAGGGAAGGGAGCGCGTGCTCGACGTGGGCACCGGTGCCGGCCATACGGCCCTGGCGTTGGCGTCTTCGGCGGGATGGTGCACCGGGATCGATCTCACGGAACCCATGGTCCGGGTGGCCGAAGGCCTGGCGCGGGCGCGGGGTGTGGAGAATGTCACATTTGCCGTGGGGGCCGCGGAGCGGCTGCCGTTCCCGGATGAGGCGTTCGATCTCGTCGTGTGCCGCTTCGCCGCCCATCACTTCGCGGACTTCCGCCAGGCGGTGCGGGAGATGGCGCGGGTCCTCGCGCCAGGCGGGCGCGTGTTGGCGATCGACCACCACGCCCCCGAGGACGAGGCGATGGACGCGTTCATCAACGAGATCGACCGCACGCGCGACCCGTCCCACGTGCGCGAGTGGCGGCTGTCCGAGTGGGAGGCCGCCTTCGCGGCGGCGGGGCTCGCCTTTTGCGTGCGGCGGCGCTGGTACCTGGCGCTCGATTTTGCCAATTGGGTCGATCGCGCGGACACTCCGCCCGAAGCCCGCGCCCACTTGGCCCGGCGGCTGGCGGAGGCACCACCCGCCTGGCGGGCGGAGTTCCGGATCACGCTCGACCAGGCGGGAAAGCCGACATCGTTTTGCCTGAAGGCGGCCCTCATTGAGGGGCGAAAGGGCTTGGCGTGA